The sequence CCTTTTTAAGATTAACAGAGAGGATATAATACATACCTATAAAGATTCGGGTACTTTTATTGTTAGCTTAATTGCAGAGAATGATAAAGGCTGCAAGGATACTCTTAGCAAGCAAATTAAACTGTTTGATAAGATTAATTGTACTATTCCCAGCGGCTTTACACCTAACAACGGCGATTACCTAAATGATTATTTTGCCCCGGTTTGTGTTGGAGTAAAAGATTATACACTTACCATATTTAACCGTTGGGGGCAAGTAGTACTACAATGTGAAAATTGCGCGTGGGACGGCACTTATGACGGGCAACCCGTGCCTGAGGGTGTTTATATGTATTTGCTGCAATCCGAGGCCTACAGCCGCTTGAAATCATCGGTATACGGCACTATTAATGTTGTGCGCTAACTCCGGCTTAAACAATCAAACCATCACTCATTACCAGCTTGCGGTCGGTTCTGTCTGCTAAGGCTTCGTTGTGGGTTACAATTACAAAGGTTTGCCCGAATTTATCCCGCAAATCAAAAAACAACTGGTGCAACTCGCCTGCTGATTTTGAATCCAAGTTACCCGAAGGTTCATCGGCCATTACCACATCGGGATTGTTTACCAACGCTCTTGCTACGGCTACGCGTTGCTGCTCGCCCCCCGAAAGTGCAGATGGTTTGTGGTTGGCGCGTTCCTTCAAGCCTAAAAAGTCAAGTAATTCCAAAGCGCGTTTTTCAGCTTCGGCTTTACCGGTGCCTGCAATAAAGGCCGGAATGCAAATATTCTCCAGTGCCGTAAACTCAGGCAATAAATGGTGAAACTGGAATACAAAACCCAAGTGTTTGTTGCGAAATTTGGCCAACTCTTTACCACGCAGTTTGTTTACTTGTATGCCGTTCACAGTCATGCTGCCTTCGTCGGCATTATCAAGGGTGCCCAAAATTTGAAGCAGTGTGCTTTTGCCTGCGCCTGAGGCACCAACAATGCTCACAATCTCTCCTTTTTTAATTTCGAGGTTCACGCCTTTTAATACGTGCAGCTTGCCATACGATTTGTGTAAGTTTTGCGCGGTAATCATTTAAGCGCGAAGATAGGATACTGCATGAAAGTTTCACCACTTTGTGGCTCTTTTCAGTATTTGGTGTAATGATACCACCACACCCATACAATAAAGTTATGCTTAGGCTACCGCCTCATCGTTTGAAGGTGGCTGAATAATCTCAGCTGTTTCTTCTTTTTTGAAATAGCGGCGTTGGAATATAAAAATAGCTATTACCCCCGCACTGATAGATGCATCAGCAAGGTTAAACACAGGGCGGAAAAAAATAAACTCTTCACCGGGGTTAAAAGGAGACCACTCGGGGTAATGAGTTTCGATAACGGGGAAGTACA is a genomic window of Bacteroidota bacterium containing:
- a CDS encoding ABC transporter ATP-binding protein; amino-acid sequence: MITAQNLHKSYGKLHVLKGVNLEIKKGEIVSIVGASGAGKSTLLQILGTLDNADEGSMTVNGIQVNKLRGKELAKFRNKHLGFVFQFHHLLPEFTALENICIPAFIAGTGKAEAEKRALELLDFLGLKERANHKPSALSGGEQQRVAVARALVNNPDVVMADEPSGNLDSKSAGELHQLFFDLRDKFGQTFVIVTHNEALADRTDRKLVMSDGLIV